A single genomic interval of Psychroserpens sp. NJDZ02 harbors:
- a CDS encoding M23 family metallopeptidase produces the protein MTTPEKKSKKIKKKLLHRYRLVILNDDTFEERLSLNLTRLNVFVLGTISAILLIVFTTILIAFTPLKEYIPGYSSTTLKKKAVQLSFKTDSLQRVIDLNDKYFTSIKKVLQGEVSTVQFNRDSIIQAAKLEASQVDLSPIREDSLLRQKVDKEDKYNLFETAKSRANFVLFPPANGTISENYNSKTRHYAVDIVLANETPIKATADGTVIFAEWTAQTGYVIILEHSYGLISVYKHNASLNKSQGDLVKAGEVIAASGNTGDLTTGPHLHFELWSDGYSVNPTNFIDFK, from the coding sequence ATGACAACACCCGAAAAAAAATCTAAAAAAATTAAAAAGAAGTTACTGCACAGGTATCGTTTGGTTATTTTAAATGATGATACTTTTGAAGAACGCTTATCTCTTAATTTAACGCGACTAAATGTGTTCGTTTTAGGCACAATCTCTGCAATCCTTTTAATAGTGTTTACAACCATTTTAATCGCGTTTACACCGTTAAAAGAATATATCCCTGGATACTCATCTACGACTCTTAAAAAGAAAGCAGTACAGTTAAGTTTTAAAACCGATTCTTTGCAGCGTGTCATTGATTTAAATGACAAATATTTTACTTCAATAAAAAAAGTATTGCAAGGAGAAGTCAGTACGGTACAGTTTAATAGAGACTCTATAATTCAGGCAGCAAAGCTTGAGGCTAGTCAGGTGGATCTAAGTCCAATTAGAGAAGACTCCTTGTTGCGTCAAAAAGTAGATAAAGAGGATAAATATAATTTATTTGAGACAGCAAAGTCTAGAGCTAATTTTGTTTTGTTTCCGCCAGCAAACGGGACTATTAGCGAAAACTATAATAGTAAAACAAGACACTACGCGGTGGATATTGTTTTAGCAAACGAGACACCAATAAAGGCAACTGCAGATGGTACAGTGATTTTTGCAGAATGGACGGCACAAACGGGGTATGTTATAATCCTTGAACATAGTTATGGTTTAATATCTGTTTACAAGCATAATGCCTCATTAAATAAAAGTCAAGGTGATTTAGTAAAAGCTGGAGAGGTCATTGCTGCTTCAGGTAATACAGGAGATTTAACCACAGGACCACATTTACATTTTGAGTTATGGAGTGATGGATACTCTGTAAACCCAACTAATTTTATAGATTTTAAATAA
- the tatA gene encoding twin-arginine translocase TatA/TatE family subunit, with protein MISASIFLGMVGPWQIAIVVVLVLLLFGGKKIPELMRGLGSGIKEFKDASKEEENEDKK; from the coding sequence ATGATTTCAGCAAGTATATTTTTAGGAATGGTTGGACCTTGGCAAATCGCAATAGTAGTGGTTTTAGTCTTATTATTATTTGGAGGAAAGAAAATCCCTGAATTAATGCGCGGACTAGGTAGCGGAATTAAAGAGTTTAAAGACGCTAGTAAAGAAGAAGAAAACGAAGATAAAAAGTAA
- a CDS encoding DUF4837 family protein, translated as MKKIALLFLVLGTIVSCKEGSKGNQRLIPKSSGNLYNVNVVVDNELWKGRVGDVVRDVLTTTVPGLPQNEPMFDINQMPPQVFSGFAAQNRIVLKIEKGEESEFKIATDAFARPQKLIIVKGKNNNQIIELLEANKEKLLETFKSQEIEARQSLTNKSLHVTNNIEKVLGLKLKFPSVYRIAKEDSTFFWVRKNLTTGTNNFMVYQIPLSAIDREGDIIQQVISIRDSVGKKYIPGPIEGSYMKTEEAYTPFLFNTIIDNKPTYEVRSTWDIKGTFNAGPFVNYMVEDKINNRYIVLEGFTFAPSVGKRDYILELESILKSLSINN; from the coding sequence ATGAAAAAAATCGCTCTATTATTTTTAGTGCTAGGTACCATTGTATCATGCAAAGAAGGATCAAAAGGCAATCAGCGTCTGATTCCAAAATCATCAGGAAATCTATACAATGTTAATGTTGTTGTAGATAATGAGCTTTGGAAAGGACGCGTTGGAGATGTAGTTAGAGATGTTTTGACTACTACCGTACCTGGTTTACCTCAAAACGAACCTATGTTTGATATTAATCAAATGCCTCCTCAAGTGTTTTCTGGTTTTGCTGCGCAAAACAGAATTGTTTTAAAAATAGAAAAGGGTGAGGAGTCCGAGTTTAAGATAGCGACAGATGCCTTTGCTAGACCTCAAAAATTAATAATTGTAAAAGGAAAAAATAACAATCAAATTATAGAGCTCTTAGAAGCTAATAAAGAAAAATTGTTGGAAACCTTTAAAAGCCAAGAGATAGAGGCACGTCAAAGTTTGACTAATAAATCTCTTCATGTTACAAATAATATCGAAAAGGTTTTAGGTCTAAAACTTAAGTTTCCATCGGTGTACAGAATAGCAAAAGAAGATAGTACGTTCTTTTGGGTTAGAAAAAACTTAACGACAGGAACTAATAATTTTATGGTATATCAAATTCCATTAAGTGCTATTGATAGAGAAGGAGACATTATCCAACAGGTTATTAGTATAAGAGACAGCGTGGGTAAAAAATATATACCAGGACCAATAGAGGGGTCTTATATGAAGACAGAAGAGGCTTATACACCATTTCTATTTAATACAATTATAGATAACAAGCCAACGTATGAAGTAAGAAGCACTTGGGACATTAAAGGGACCTTTAATGCTGGTCCATTTGTAAATTACATGGTAGAGGATAAAATAAATAACCGATATATTGTTTTGGAAGGGTTTACGTTTGCTCCATCAGTAGGTAAACGTGACTATATTTTAGAGTTAGAATCCATACTTAAGTCGTTAAGTATTAATAATTAG
- a CDS encoding lytic transglycosylase domain-containing protein, with amino-acid sequence MHQVKIYITFLLMIFGLGFGLGQDTNQQTRLRQDQLQEGQDYVIDTIIDGQTYFKKAIKTIDLVELPKVLQDHEFAADIDKKWMEELYSNTLYDTIYRDVSGLKYNAVDYPELTTDTLKARLQRLNARTPFNVEYNPELESVIKSFLKRRHRSFERLMGLSNYYFPMFERELDNYDIPLEMKYLAIVESALKPRARSRVGATGLWQFMFATGKEYGLDVSSYVDERSDPIKATIAASQYLSKLYKLFGDWDLALAAYNSGPGNVSKAIRRSGGYQNYWNIRPNLPRETAGYVPAFLATMYIFEYAKEHGFMQYKPEFHLIETDTIHVKQMITLDQVSEYTGVEVETLQFLNPAYKLDVIPFIEGKNYTLRLPRSIMGSFVNNEDQLYAQAKAELDKREKPLPKFQDSETKTRYKVQQGDYLGKIARKFGVRVSQIKQWNGLRNNNLKIGQRLTIYPRNGVSVSRSKASASTKKSKKPINGKSYTVQQGDSLWSISQKLTGVSVQNIRDWNDISGTKLKPGMKLIVSKG; translated from the coding sequence ATGCATCAAGTAAAAATATATATTACTTTCTTGTTAATGATTTTTGGATTAGGTTTTGGATTAGGCCAAGATACTAACCAACAAACTAGATTAAGGCAAGATCAATTACAAGAAGGACAAGACTATGTTATCGATACAATAATCGATGGTCAAACTTATTTTAAAAAAGCGATTAAAACTATTGATCTAGTGGAGCTTCCTAAGGTCTTACAAGATCATGAGTTTGCTGCAGATATAGATAAAAAATGGATGGAAGAGCTATACAGTAATACACTGTATGATACCATTTATAGAGATGTTTCGGGATTAAAATATAACGCAGTTGATTATCCAGAGTTAACAACAGATACGTTAAAAGCAAGATTACAGCGTTTAAATGCTAGAACCCCTTTTAATGTGGAATATAATCCTGAGTTAGAAAGTGTTATAAAGTCCTTTTTAAAAAGACGTCACCGTTCGTTTGAACGTTTAATGGGTTTAAGTAATTATTACTTCCCAATGTTTGAGCGCGAGTTAGATAATTATGACATTCCGTTAGAAATGAAATATCTAGCAATAGTAGAATCTGCTTTAAAACCACGCGCACGCTCTAGAGTGGGAGCGACAGGTTTATGGCAATTTATGTTTGCTACAGGTAAAGAGTACGGTTTGGATGTTAGTAGTTATGTGGATGAACGTAGCGATCCTATAAAAGCAACTATTGCAGCATCACAATACTTATCTAAATTGTATAAATTATTTGGTGATTGGGATTTAGCATTAGCAGCATATAACTCTGGGCCAGGTAATGTAAGTAAGGCAATAAGACGCTCTGGCGGTTATCAGAATTATTGGAATATTAGACCAAATTTACCACGTGAAACAGCTGGTTATGTGCCCGCTTTTTTAGCAACAATGTATATTTTTGAATACGCTAAAGAGCATGGTTTTATGCAATACAAACCCGAGTTTCATTTGATTGAGACGGATACAATACACGTCAAACAGATGATTACTTTAGATCAAGTGTCAGAGTATACAGGTGTAGAGGTGGAAACGCTTCAGTTTTTAAATCCGGCTTACAAATTAGATGTTATTCCTTTTATTGAAGGTAAAAACTACACTTTACGTTTGCCAAGGAGTATTATGGGGTCTTTTGTTAATAATGAAGACCAATTATATGCTCAGGCTAAAGCCGAATTAGATAAGCGTGAAAAACCATTACCTAAGTTTCAAGATTCAGAAACAAAAACAAGGTATAAGGTCCAGCAGGGTGATTACCTCGGGAAAATTGCCAGAAAATTTGGTGTTCGGGTAAGTCAAATTAAACAATGGAATGGTTTAAGAAATAATAACCTAAAAATTGGACAACGATTAACTATTTATCCTAGAAATGGGGTTTCTGTAAGTCGTTCAAAAGCTTCAGCTTCAACAAAAAAAAGTAAAAAACCAATTAACGGAAAGAGCTATACAGTACAGCAAGGCGATAGTCTTTGGAGTATTTCTCAAAAATTGACTGGTGTTTCTGTTCAAAATATTAGAGATTGGAACGATATTAGTGGTACTAAATTGAAACCAGGAATGAAGTTAATTGTTTCTAAAGGTTAA
- a CDS encoding phosphoglycerate kinase: MKTLNDFNFKNKKALIRVDFNVPLDAGFKVTDATRIEAAKPTIIKILEDGGSCILMSHLGRPNGVQDQFSLKHIVNKVEDIIGVETQFVSDCVGEEAEKAATNLEPGKILILENLRFHEEETKGDVAFAEKLAKLGDIYVNDAFGTAHRAHASTTVIAQFFPERKCFGYLLEKEIKSIDKVMKTGEKPVLAVLGGAKVSSKITIIENILDKVDHLIIGGGMTFTFIKAQGGSVGDSICEDDKMELALDILKQAKAKNVQIHIPVDVLAANAFSNDAETQVMDVTKIPEGWQGLDAGPKSIQMFHDVVLQCKTILWNGPLGVFEMETFAKGTIALGDAIAEATKNGAFSLVGGGDSVAAVKQFGFEDKVSYVSTGGGAMLESLEGKTLPGIAAILE, encoded by the coding sequence ATGAAGACACTTAACGACTTTAATTTTAAAAACAAAAAAGCTTTAATTCGTGTAGATTTTAATGTCCCTTTAGATGCGGGTTTTAAGGTTACCGATGCCACTAGAATAGAAGCTGCTAAACCAACAATTATAAAAATATTAGAAGATGGCGGAAGCTGTATTTTAATGTCTCATTTAGGAAGACCTAATGGTGTACAGGATCAGTTTTCACTAAAACATATTGTTAATAAAGTAGAAGATATTATTGGTGTAGAAACTCAGTTTGTATCCGATTGTGTAGGTGAGGAAGCCGAAAAGGCTGCTACAAATCTAGAGCCAGGTAAAATTCTGATTTTAGAAAATCTACGTTTCCATGAGGAAGAAACTAAGGGAGATGTCGCTTTCGCGGAAAAATTAGCCAAGCTAGGAGATATTTATGTTAATGATGCATTTGGAACAGCGCACAGAGCACACGCTTCTACAACAGTAATTGCACAGTTTTTTCCAGAAAGAAAATGCTTTGGTTATTTATTAGAAAAAGAAATTAAGAGTATTGATAAAGTAATGAAAACTGGAGAAAAACCAGTTTTAGCAGTACTAGGAGGCGCAAAAGTATCTTCTAAAATTACGATAATCGAAAATATTTTAGACAAAGTAGATCACTTAATTATTGGTGGTGGTATGACGTTTACTTTTATTAAGGCACAAGGCGGAAGTGTTGGCGATTCTATTTGTGAAGATGATAAGATGGAATTAGCTTTAGACATTTTAAAGCAAGCAAAAGCTAAAAATGTACAAATACACATTCCTGTGGATGTACTAGCAGCAAATGCCTTTAGTAACGACGCAGAAACGCAAGTTATGGATGTGACTAAAATACCAGAAGGATGGCAAGGTTTGGATGCTGGTCCAAAATCTATTCAAATGTTCCATGATGTTGTGCTGCAGTGTAAAACTATTCTTTGGAATGGACCATTAGGTGTTTTTGAAATGGAAACGTTTGCAAAAGGAACAATTGCTTTAGGAGACGCAATTGCAGAAGCTACTAAAAACGGAGCGTTTTCTTTAGTAGGTGGAGGTGATTCTGTTGCGGCAGTAAAGCAATTTGGGTTTGAAGACAAAGTTAGCTACGTAAGTACAGGAGGTGGAGCAATGTTAGAAAGCTTAGAAGGAAAAACATTACCAGGTATTGCAGCTATTTTAGAATAA